Proteins co-encoded in one Rudaeicoccus suwonensis genomic window:
- a CDS encoding T3SS (YopN, CesT) and YbjN peptide-binding chaperone 1: protein MTDELNWDDVASELADTHEAPREDDMVEQEPELVAVTPRDRDELYEIVSNCLHARYCDEVQIDDDGDFELDHRGHGLWVRVLENPLRIGLMARVVAQVPDTQAAGLHLAIDGPRYGDCQLGLRPEGVWQYAILPARIFAAVVFDDFFDSYLKNFDVAQADLVLRGMGKAFT from the coding sequence ATGACCGACGAACTCAACTGGGACGACGTGGCGTCCGAGTTGGCCGACACGCACGAGGCACCGCGGGAGGACGACATGGTGGAGCAGGAGCCGGAACTGGTGGCGGTGACTCCGCGTGACCGCGACGAGCTCTACGAGATCGTGAGCAACTGTCTTCACGCGCGGTACTGCGACGAGGTGCAGATCGACGACGACGGTGACTTCGAGCTCGACCACCGCGGCCACGGGCTGTGGGTGCGCGTGCTCGAGAACCCGCTGCGCATCGGACTGATGGCACGAGTCGTGGCCCAGGTGCCCGACACACAGGCGGCCGGACTCCACCTCGCGATCGACGGTCCCCGCTACGGCGACTGTCAGCTCGGGTTGCGTCCCGAGGGAGTGTGGCAGTACGCGATCTTGCCGGCTCGAATCTTCGCTGCGGTTGTCTTCGACGACTTCTTCGACAGCTATCTCAAGAACTTCGACGTCGCGCAGGCCGATCTGGTGCTGCGCGGTATGGGAAAGGCTTTCACCTGA
- a CDS encoding DUF2075 domain-containing protein — MLFEHQLPLTSKRADVILVGEDPRSGDPSYVIVELKQWSEASVFEDDITLVSVPAYGRPVTHPVLQVRDYCDYLVDFTTVLEDRADAVSGAAYLHNASATGVSQLFGLPGDQRGRLFTGDRRGEFVDFLRSHLAENRSGAGYADELLSSRIAPSRQLLSVAAEEVQRREMFVLLDEQRDAYNYVLHEVDRARRADSKSAVIITGGPGTGKSVIALSLLGELSRQGRAVLHATGSRSFTETLRKVAGKRSTKVKAMFKYFNSFMAAEANDLDVLILDEAHRVRETSVNRWTKTELRTKRSQLDELFSAARVPVFLLDEHQVVRPGELGTVTDIELYAAEHEIPVTRISLDDQFRCGGSEAYVDWVQRLLGLRPGGPVAWEGDPNFTVDVVESPFDLDDVMRRQNAEGYTARITAGYCWPWSDPRKDGTLVNDVSIADWSKPWNLKGPRAVGGAPTAPFWASDPAGFGQVGCVYTAQGFEYDYAGVIIGRDLVWRTDRWIAQRLENRDPDFRNLKTVANDRFDQLVRNVYKVLLTRGMQGVTIYSTDSETRRFLDSLMPSQPGQ, encoded by the coding sequence ATGCTGTTCGAGCACCAGCTGCCACTCACGAGCAAGCGTGCGGATGTCATCCTCGTGGGAGAAGATCCGCGCAGCGGCGATCCGTCATACGTGATCGTGGAACTGAAGCAGTGGAGCGAAGCGAGCGTCTTCGAGGACGACATCACTCTGGTCTCGGTTCCGGCGTACGGCAGGCCGGTCACGCATCCGGTGCTTCAGGTCCGTGATTACTGCGACTACCTCGTTGACTTCACCACCGTGCTCGAAGATCGCGCCGACGCGGTTTCCGGAGCGGCCTATCTTCACAATGCCTCGGCAACCGGCGTGTCTCAACTGTTCGGCCTTCCTGGCGACCAGCGCGGTCGCCTTTTCACCGGCGACAGGAGAGGTGAATTCGTCGACTTTCTGCGGAGCCACTTGGCCGAGAACCGTTCAGGCGCTGGATATGCCGACGAGTTGCTCAGCAGCCGCATCGCGCCGTCCCGCCAACTGTTGTCGGTGGCCGCGGAGGAGGTGCAGCGGCGTGAGATGTTCGTGTTGTTGGACGAGCAGCGTGACGCCTACAACTATGTGCTCCACGAGGTCGATCGGGCCCGACGGGCCGATTCCAAGTCTGCGGTAATCATCACCGGTGGCCCGGGCACGGGCAAGAGCGTGATCGCGCTGTCGCTGCTGGGAGAACTGTCCCGCCAGGGACGAGCAGTGCTGCACGCCACAGGCTCGCGCTCGTTCACTGAGACACTGCGAAAGGTCGCGGGCAAGCGTTCAACGAAGGTCAAGGCGATGTTCAAGTATTTCAACTCGTTCATGGCCGCTGAAGCCAACGACCTCGACGTGCTGATCCTCGACGAGGCGCATCGCGTGCGCGAAACATCGGTGAACCGCTGGACTAAGACGGAACTGCGAACAAAGCGATCACAATTGGACGAATTGTTCTCCGCCGCAAGGGTTCCCGTGTTTCTACTCGACGAGCACCAGGTTGTTCGTCCGGGCGAGCTGGGCACTGTGACAGACATCGAGTTGTATGCCGCTGAACACGAAATCCCGGTGACCAGAATCAGTCTTGATGATCAGTTCCGGTGCGGTGGTTCGGAGGCCTACGTCGACTGGGTACAGCGCCTCCTCGGACTACGTCCGGGCGGCCCGGTTGCGTGGGAGGGCGATCCGAACTTCACAGTCGACGTCGTCGAGTCACCGTTCGACCTTGACGACGTCATGCGACGACAGAATGCAGAGGGGTACACGGCTCGAATCACCGCCGGCTACTGCTGGCCATGGAGTGACCCACGCAAGGACGGGACTCTGGTCAACGACGTGAGTATCGCGGATTGGTCGAAACCCTGGAATCTCAAAGGACCTAGAGCAGTCGGCGGTGCGCCGACCGCTCCGTTCTGGGCAAGCGATCCGGCTGGATTCGGTCAGGTCGGCTGCGTCTACACCGCGCAAGGATTTGAGTACGACTACGCCGGGGTGATCATCGGCCGCGATCTCGTCTGGCGCACCGATCGATGGATCGCGCAGCGGCTAGAGAACCGTGATCCTGACTTTCGCAACCTGAAAACCGTCGCAAACGATCGCTTCGACCAACTAGTGCGTAACGTCTACAAAGTACTGCTCACCCGTGGAATGCAGGGCGTCACGATCTATTCCACTGACAGCGAAACCCGTCGCTTTCTCGACTCACTCATGCCCTCCCAACCCGGTCAGTGA
- a CDS encoding DUF4234 domain-containing protein, protein MTDSSPSHPAPGVIADAKIRSTGACILLMIVTLGFYSWYWWFKVHSDLQRQRDRGLGGGIALVLAIFISIVLVFLTPSEVGDACKDRGIQQRVSAVTGLWVLLPLVGMIVWFVKVNGAVNRYWESLGVRA, encoded by the coding sequence ATGACAGATTCCTCGCCCTCCCACCCCGCGCCAGGGGTTATCGCCGACGCCAAGATCCGCTCGACCGGCGCGTGCATCCTGCTGATGATCGTGACGCTCGGGTTCTACAGCTGGTACTGGTGGTTCAAGGTGCACTCCGACCTGCAGCGCCAGCGCGACCGTGGGCTCGGCGGCGGAATCGCGCTCGTGCTGGCGATCTTCATCTCCATCGTCCTGGTTTTCCTCACCCCGTCCGAAGTGGGCGACGCCTGCAAAGACCGCGGGATCCAACAGCGAGTCAGCGCGGTCACCGGCCTGTGGGTGCTGTTGCCGCTGGTCGGCATGATCGTGTGGTTCGTGAAGGTGAACGGTGCTGTCAACCGCTACTGGGAATCGCTCGGCGTGCGCGCCTGA
- a CDS encoding type II toxin-antitoxin system ParD family antitoxin, with product MDQNISIGLDDHLVDFMARAVESGRYRSASDVVCASLRLLQDRETQMASLRAAIIAGEASGPLEAFDFDHFLASKNG from the coding sequence ATGGATCAGAACATATCCATCGGGCTGGATGATCACCTCGTTGACTTCATGGCACGTGCGGTTGAGTCAGGGCGCTACCGCTCGGCCAGCGACGTCGTGTGTGCCAGCTTGCGCCTGCTCCAGGACCGAGAGACGCAGATGGCGTCGCTACGCGCTGCGATCATCGCCGGCGAAGCGTCGGGTCCATTGGAAGCGTTCGACTTTGACCACTTCCTGGCGTCTAAGAACGGGTGA
- a CDS encoding ADP-ribosylglycohydrolase family protein: MQLTAAQQDRACGAILGAANGDALGAGYEFGSATLGPAGPQMIGGGLGGFAPGEWTDDTSMTYAVLAPLADGLDVRGGEGLDLVAAGFKAWSDSRPPDIGMQTARVLAASGSTAASMTEVARRLHELTGRSAGNGSLMRTAPVALAYLDDRDALAQAAMAVSSLTHHDPLAGQACVLWSMAIRHAIVHAELDIRVGLPWLDHDAQAYWSGLIEQAEACEPGTFVQNGHVMGAFQAAWSAIVHTAIPSDGPACAHLNDALATAIAIGHDTDTVAAIAGGLLGARWGASAVPAAYRRILHGYPGVRGERLVELAHLASNGGRAGHLGWPMAEQLDYSTWEGAGTLVQHPADAGLWLGGVGALAALPSDVDAVVSLCLVGRSQVPNALESFVFRLIDDPTAGANPNLTFVIEDAARTVAALRDEGKTVFLHCVRAESRTPTVAMAYAMLRGADLESARANVLKVLPSARPNGAFEHALQEIDWHL; this comes from the coding sequence ATGCAACTGACTGCGGCACAGCAGGATCGGGCATGCGGCGCCATCCTTGGCGCAGCCAATGGCGACGCCCTCGGCGCAGGCTATGAGTTCGGTTCGGCCACCCTCGGCCCCGCCGGTCCGCAGATGATCGGCGGCGGCCTCGGCGGATTCGCGCCGGGGGAGTGGACCGACGACACGTCCATGACGTATGCCGTGCTCGCGCCTCTCGCCGACGGTCTCGATGTGCGCGGCGGGGAGGGTCTCGACCTTGTTGCTGCCGGTTTCAAGGCGTGGTCGGACAGCCGTCCGCCGGACATCGGCATGCAAACGGCGCGGGTGCTCGCGGCAAGCGGGTCGACGGCGGCATCCATGACCGAGGTGGCGCGACGCCTGCACGAGTTGACAGGGCGCAGCGCGGGCAATGGCTCGCTCATGCGCACCGCACCCGTGGCCCTGGCCTACCTCGATGACCGCGACGCGCTCGCGCAGGCGGCTATGGCGGTCAGCTCGCTGACCCATCACGACCCGCTGGCCGGGCAGGCATGTGTGTTGTGGTCGATGGCGATTCGGCACGCGATCGTGCACGCCGAACTCGACATACGTGTCGGTCTGCCGTGGCTCGACCACGACGCGCAGGCCTACTGGTCAGGCCTGATCGAGCAGGCCGAGGCGTGTGAGCCTGGGACGTTCGTGCAGAACGGTCACGTGATGGGCGCCTTCCAGGCGGCGTGGTCGGCGATTGTGCACACAGCGATCCCGTCGGACGGACCTGCGTGCGCCCACCTCAACGATGCACTTGCGACGGCGATCGCGATCGGCCACGACACCGACACCGTCGCGGCCATTGCCGGAGGGCTGCTGGGCGCGCGGTGGGGCGCGTCCGCGGTGCCTGCGGCATACCGGCGAATCCTGCACGGATATCCGGGGGTTCGCGGCGAGCGGCTCGTGGAACTGGCGCATCTCGCGTCGAACGGAGGCCGCGCGGGCCACCTGGGCTGGCCGATGGCCGAGCAGCTCGACTACTCGACGTGGGAGGGCGCTGGCACGCTCGTGCAGCACCCGGCCGACGCGGGCCTGTGGCTCGGCGGTGTCGGTGCGCTGGCGGCGCTGCCGTCCGACGTTGATGCAGTGGTCAGCCTGTGCCTCGTCGGTCGCTCACAAGTGCCGAATGCGTTGGAAAGCTTCGTCTTTCGGCTGATCGACGACCCGACGGCGGGTGCGAATCCGAATCTCACGTTCGTCATCGAGGATGCCGCGCGGACGGTTGCGGCGCTGCGGGACGAGGGCAAGACGGTCTTCCTGCACTGCGTGCGCGCCGAGTCACGCACGCCCACGGTGGCGATGGCGTATGCGATGCTCCGCGGCGCCGACCTGGAGTCGGCTCGAGCCAATGTCCTGAAGGTGCTGCCGTCGGCGAGACCGAACGGGGCATTCGAGCACGCGCTGCAGGAGATCGATTGGCATCTTTAG
- a CDS encoding alpha/beta fold hydrolase, with amino-acid sequence MSSFETGVAHTTDGAEIYWESHGSGPVLLLVAGQACSGRCWESLVPQLSDQHRVLLFDHRGVGRSTSGDLSGTTTRSFATDVVTLLDHVGAQSVSVFGHSMGGRISQWLAVDHPERVERLVLASTTGGDRRGVQRDPAISAQLAYGDMAAMARLSLTDAFREQHPDVVDAFVNNTLTPAARRAHFEASRDHDAWDAVHRITAPTLVIHGQNDQLTPPGNAQLLAERIPQVSLIIEPGQRHCAHLESDRLQHEVIEFLSV; translated from the coding sequence GTGAGCAGCTTCGAGACTGGCGTCGCGCACACGACCGACGGTGCCGAGATCTATTGGGAATCCCACGGATCCGGGCCGGTGCTGCTGCTGGTCGCGGGCCAAGCGTGCAGTGGCCGCTGCTGGGAGTCTTTGGTGCCCCAGTTGTCGGATCAGCACCGGGTGCTGTTGTTCGACCATCGCGGGGTCGGGCGCAGCACGTCCGGAGATCTCAGTGGGACGACGACCCGCTCGTTCGCAACTGACGTCGTCACGCTGCTGGATCACGTTGGTGCTCAGTCGGTTTCGGTCTTCGGGCACTCGATGGGTGGTCGCATCTCGCAGTGGCTGGCAGTCGACCATCCTGAACGAGTGGAACGCCTGGTGCTGGCCAGCACGACCGGCGGCGATCGTCGCGGGGTGCAGCGCGATCCGGCGATCAGTGCCCAGCTCGCGTACGGCGACATGGCGGCGATGGCGCGCCTCAGCTTGACCGACGCGTTCCGCGAACAGCACCCCGATGTCGTTGATGCCTTCGTCAACAACACCCTCACTCCTGCCGCCCGACGGGCGCACTTCGAAGCGAGCCGGGACCATGACGCATGGGACGCGGTCCACCGAATCACCGCGCCCACGCTCGTCATACACGGCCAGAATGATCAGCTGACGCCGCCTGGCAACGCACAGCTACTCGCCGAGCGCATCCCGCAGGTGAGCCTGATCATCGAGCCTGGGCAACGACACTGCGCGCACCTGGAGTCAGATCGTCTGCAACATGAGGTCATCGAATTCCTCAGTGTGTGA
- a CDS encoding NrtR DNA-binding winged helix domain-containing protein, which translates to MPKLEAFPRPAVAVDLALLTVDDPVSTPALRVFIRDLNGEHHLLPGGFIRERSTIAQTVDWILEQKVGLSLPRGVTPRLLRVFDAPDRDDRTWAMSIAHSICLPTGMTQRVAGDWVAPQEVGKLRFDHNNIVDAAVAELRERYEFRGRSEDLISPDPDGFFGSEAFTLHQLRRVHEAVVGMPMHKDNFAKRMTPLLDPVLHRDGTPVLAQNLRGRPAALYRRRA; encoded by the coding sequence ATGCCGAAACTGGAGGCCTTTCCACGACCCGCCGTTGCTGTCGACCTCGCCCTGCTGACCGTCGACGACCCGGTGTCGACTCCGGCGCTGCGGGTGTTCATTCGTGATCTGAACGGCGAACATCATTTGTTACCAGGAGGTTTCATCCGCGAGCGCAGCACCATCGCGCAGACCGTGGACTGGATCTTGGAGCAGAAGGTCGGGCTGTCACTCCCCCGTGGTGTCACGCCCCGGCTGCTGCGGGTGTTCGACGCACCCGACCGCGACGACCGCACCTGGGCAATGTCGATCGCGCATTCGATCTGCCTGCCGACCGGTATGACGCAGCGCGTCGCCGGCGACTGGGTGGCTCCACAGGAGGTCGGCAAGCTCCGGTTCGACCACAACAACATCGTCGATGCAGCGGTCGCCGAGTTGCGCGAACGCTATGAGTTCAGAGGGCGTTCGGAGGATCTGATCAGCCCCGACCCGGACGGATTCTTCGGGTCGGAGGCGTTCACCCTGCACCAGTTGCGCAGGGTGCACGAGGCGGTCGTAGGGATGCCGATGCACAAGGACAACTTCGCCAAACGTATGACGCCGCTGCTGGATCCGGTGTTGCACCGGGACGGCACGCCGGTGCTTGCTCAGAACCTGCGCGGCCGGCCGGCTGCGCTCTACCGTCGCCGCGCCTGA
- a CDS encoding HNH endonuclease — protein sequence MDWLRIRTNDGLDALTSEEILEFQFQGEPRRLAATQQGIWKPHDLPAALAIRTTYRAEGQERPYDDNLGVDGLFRYKWRGDDPLHSDNRALRAAKDLGKPLIWWWGVGKAVYKPIFPIYLIDEEITQQQFVVATDGLQELPETGSAVEEVLRRYIQRETLQRLHQPVFRSMVMRAYGTRCSVCELGHSVLLDAAHIVEDRHELGVAAIRNGLALCKIHHSAYDAGILGVTPDLTIKIRSDILQEVDGPLLEHGLKALNNTPLRVVPKVRKERPDPELLEIHYQKFIAS from the coding sequence ATGGACTGGCTGCGAATTCGCACCAATGACGGGCTCGACGCTCTGACATCAGAGGAGATCCTCGAGTTCCAATTTCAGGGTGAGCCGCGTCGTCTCGCCGCAACGCAACAAGGCATCTGGAAACCGCACGACCTTCCGGCCGCACTTGCGATCCGCACCACGTATCGCGCCGAAGGACAAGAACGGCCGTATGACGACAACCTCGGAGTGGACGGGCTCTTCCGTTACAAGTGGCGTGGTGACGATCCGCTGCATTCGGACAACCGAGCGCTGCGAGCGGCGAAAGACCTTGGGAAGCCGCTGATCTGGTGGTGGGGCGTCGGCAAGGCGGTCTACAAACCCATCTTCCCGATCTACCTGATTGATGAAGAGATCACGCAGCAACAATTCGTCGTCGCCACGGATGGCCTGCAAGAGTTGCCGGAAACCGGTTCCGCAGTCGAAGAAGTCCTCCGTCGCTACATCCAGCGAGAGACGCTGCAACGACTGCATCAACCGGTGTTCCGATCGATGGTGATGCGAGCGTACGGAACACGTTGCAGCGTCTGTGAACTCGGCCACTCCGTGCTCCTAGATGCAGCACATATCGTCGAAGACCGCCACGAGTTGGGAGTCGCCGCTATCCGAAACGGATTGGCGTTGTGCAAGATTCACCACAGTGCGTATGACGCGGGCATCCTCGGCGTGACGCCGGATCTGACGATCAAGATTCGCAGCGACATCTTGCAAGAGGTCGATGGGCCGTTGCTGGAACACGGCCTCAAGGCACTCAACAACACGCCTTTGCGTGTGGTTCCCAAGGTTCGTAAGGAACGCCCTGACCCCGAACTTCTCGAAATCCACTACCAGAAATTCATCGCCAGCTGA